A window of the Isosphaera pallida ATCC 43644 genome harbors these coding sequences:
- the atpC gene encoding ATP synthase F1 subunit epsilon → MSTASTSAPPPKKTLKLLVVTPEKVVLEEVVDFVALPLLDGELGVLPGHQPIVGRLSHGELRLRAGAVSRAYFVDGGFVQVKPGLVTVLTSRSMAASGIDPELAHRDLELAASRPAATLKDRQDKDRILARARALRRLAAKAAQRKSTST, encoded by the coding sequence ATGTCCACCGCTTCCACGTCTGCACCCCCTCCCAAGAAGACGCTCAAACTTCTCGTCGTCACCCCGGAAAAAGTGGTGCTGGAGGAGGTCGTTGACTTCGTCGCCCTACCGCTACTCGACGGCGAACTCGGCGTGTTGCCCGGCCACCAACCGATCGTGGGTCGGCTCAGCCACGGCGAGTTGCGACTCCGCGCCGGCGCGGTCAGCCGCGCTTACTTCGTGGATGGCGGCTTCGTTCAGGTCAAACCCGGTCTCGTCACCGTGTTGACCAGCCGCTCGATGGCCGCGTCCGGGATCGACCCCGAATTGGCCCACCGCGACCTTGAACTGGCCGCCTCCCGCCCCGCCGCCACCCTCAAGGATCGTCAGGACAAAGACCGCATCCTCGCCCGCGCCCGCGCCCTCAGACGCCTTGCTGCCAAGGCCGCTCAACGAAAATCCACCTCCACCTGA
- a CDS encoding LOG family protein, with product MSIQRVCVFCGSRPGRDPVFHQEARRLGERLAAKRYTLVYGGTRVGLMGILADTALQQGGEVIGVLPRGLFSREVPHDRLNDLRIVGSMHERKALMSELADAFLALPGGLGTLEELFEVWTWGVLGIHHKPLALLNIAGFFDPLIGFLDRASEAGFVSATQRSRLLVASTSEEALERLAEAAAARPPYPLRPTSLTLEDA from the coding sequence ATGAGCATTCAACGGGTATGCGTCTTTTGTGGATCGCGGCCGGGTCGGGACCCGGTCTTTCACCAGGAGGCGCGACGGCTAGGCGAACGCTTGGCGGCGAAGCGGTACACACTGGTCTACGGAGGTACGCGGGTCGGCCTCATGGGAATCCTCGCCGATACAGCGCTGCAGCAGGGCGGCGAGGTCATCGGCGTGCTGCCGCGCGGCCTATTCAGTCGGGAGGTTCCCCACGACCGTTTGAATGATCTGCGGATCGTCGGCTCGATGCACGAGCGTAAAGCCCTCATGAGCGAATTGGCCGACGCCTTCCTCGCCCTTCCAGGTGGCCTGGGCACGCTGGAGGAACTCTTCGAGGTCTGGACCTGGGGCGTGCTGGGAATTCATCACAAACCGCTGGCCCTGCTCAACATCGCCGGCTTTTTCGATCCCCTGATCGGCTTCCTGGATCGCGCCTCCGAAGCGGGCTTCGTTTCCGCCACGCAACGCTCCCGCCTACTCGTCGCCTCCACATCCGAGGAGGCGCTGGAACGATTGGCCGAGGCCGCGGCCGCCCGCCCGCCTTATCCCCTCAGGCCTACTAGCCTCACTCTGGAAGACGCATAA
- a CDS encoding sigma 54-interacting transcriptional regulator, whose translation MSSSRGKLGGRFGRLLIRSSEPIAVVSRTGRLVAVNPVWEDLTGWPWEIARNLRCRPRFHHDNESLVLLARCLSPPRLNTSQADLAATTRRVRIPDRDGDAHDRLITWVPLRDSAGAWSHWLAILRPVPPLDPSHATAHHDPAEQAVAEAIQQFAAEARARREQRQATRGLVGAGPRFDLLRRRIEVAAACSASVLIVGEPGTGKRLVARTIHELSPAPRNKTPLLPFDATALPTDLMEQSLLGPPPDSPAMPCSPPPIARGATILLIEPAALARDLQARLVNEFARFEAINARFISLTRTDPAQAVAEGRLRDDLLARLSTLVIPLEPLRERLDELPALASALLERANRAPGRCPSGFDTEALTILTSYDWPGNVRELLHVIEAARRSGLGDPISAADLPRSIQGALGAAHPPPQVKPVPLEERLKWVERHWLTQALTLARGNKSKAAAWLGLSRARFLRRLRETGCDPAAGSACLDNHHHADETTSSQSQVSDRKSDESQ comes from the coding sequence GTGTCGTCAAGTCGTGGCAAGCTGGGTGGTCGCTTTGGGCGACTCTTGATCCGGTCCTCCGAACCCATCGCGGTGGTGTCCCGAACCGGTCGGCTGGTGGCGGTCAACCCGGTGTGGGAAGATCTGACCGGCTGGCCCTGGGAAATCGCGCGGAACTTGCGCTGCCGCCCGCGGTTCCACCACGACAACGAGTCCCTGGTTCTGTTAGCGCGCTGTCTGAGCCCGCCCCGGCTGAACACCTCCCAAGCCGACCTCGCGGCGACAACCCGGCGGGTGCGGATTCCCGACCGCGACGGCGACGCTCACGACCGCCTGATCACTTGGGTTCCCCTCCGCGACTCAGCCGGCGCGTGGTCCCATTGGCTAGCGATTCTTCGCCCCGTACCCCCGTTGGATCCGAGCCACGCGACCGCCCATCACGACCCCGCGGAACAGGCCGTCGCCGAGGCCATCCAGCAATTCGCCGCCGAAGCTCGGGCGCGACGGGAACAACGTCAAGCCACCCGCGGTCTCGTGGGCGCGGGACCACGGTTCGACCTGCTGCGCCGTCGCATCGAAGTCGCAGCCGCGTGTTCGGCCTCGGTGCTGATCGTGGGCGAGCCCGGGACGGGCAAACGCCTGGTCGCCCGCACGATTCATGAGCTGTCCCCCGCTCCCCGCAACAAGACCCCGTTGCTGCCCTTCGACGCGACCGCCCTGCCCACCGATCTCATGGAGCAAAGCCTGTTAGGACCGCCACCAGACTCGCCCGCCATGCCCTGCTCCCCGCCGCCGATCGCGCGGGGCGCGACGATCCTGCTGATCGAACCCGCCGCCCTCGCCCGCGATCTTCAAGCCCGACTGGTCAACGAGTTCGCGCGGTTCGAGGCGATCAACGCCCGTTTCATCAGCCTGACCCGAACCGACCCCGCCCAAGCGGTCGCTGAGGGACGGTTGCGCGACGACTTACTGGCCCGCCTCTCCACCCTCGTCATCCCTCTAGAACCCTTGCGGGAACGGCTCGACGAGCTGCCGGCACTAGCCTCAGCCCTTCTAGAGCGGGCTAACCGCGCGCCGGGACGTTGTCCCTCCGGCTTCGACACCGAGGCGCTGACGATCCTAACCTCCTACGATTGGCCGGGCAACGTGCGGGAACTCCTCCACGTCATCGAAGCGGCCCGACGCTCCGGTTTAGGCGATCCGATCAGCGCGGCCGACCTGCCCCGTTCGATTCAAGGAGCTCTGGGCGCGGCGCATCCTCCGCCCCAAGTCAAGCCAGTCCCGCTCGAGGAGCGTTTGAAATGGGTCGAGCGTCATTGGCTGACCCAGGCGCTAACCTTGGCGCGCGGCAACAAATCCAAAGCCGCCGCCTGGCTGGGACTGTCAAGAGCGCGGTTCCTGCGGCGGTTGCGTGAAACCGGCTGCGACCCCGCGGCAGGCTCCGCGTGTCTTGACAACCACCACCACGCTGATGAAACCACCTCATCCCAATCCCAAGTTTCCGACCGGAAAAGCGACGAATCACAATGA
- the atpD gene encoding F0F1 ATP synthase subunit beta, whose translation MSDAPAVGKITQVIGSTFDVEFPENQLPDIYNALTIDTESAGVPIKLTGEVQQQLGGNQVRCVALGSTEGLVRGMPVHDTGGPVSVPVGKETLGRVFNLLGDPIDGRGPVNVSERWRIHRHAPDFDKLSPKTEVFETGIKVIDLLTPFVRGGKIGLFGGAGLGKTVILQELIARIAKVHSGFSVFAGVGERTREGNDLWLEMQETKIGATGKSVIDSTVMYFGQMNEPPGARLRVALSALTSAEWFRDSTGADVLLFIDNIFRFSQAGSEVSALLGRMPSNVGYQPTLATEMGALQERITSTVNGAITSVQAVYVPADDLTDPAPATTFGFLDAFIVLQRSIAEKGIYPAIDPLGSSSRILDPQYVGEEHYEVARRVQSILQRYRELRDIIAILGVDELSEEDKQIVHRARRIERFLSQPFIVAEAFTNKEGKYTPLADTVRSFKEICDGKWDHLPEQAFLYVGAIEEAEEQAKRQAAE comes from the coding sequence ATGTCCGACGCCCCCGCCGTGGGTAAAATCACCCAGGTCATCGGTTCGACGTTCGACGTGGAATTCCCCGAAAATCAGCTGCCCGATATCTACAACGCCCTCACGATCGACACCGAGTCCGCCGGGGTGCCCATCAAATTGACCGGCGAAGTCCAGCAACAACTCGGCGGCAACCAGGTGCGTTGCGTGGCGCTGGGTTCAACCGAGGGTCTGGTCCGGGGCATGCCGGTCCACGACACTGGCGGCCCGGTGTCAGTGCCGGTGGGTAAGGAAACCCTGGGACGGGTCTTCAACCTGCTCGGAGACCCAATCGACGGCCGGGGACCGGTCAATGTGAGTGAACGTTGGCGGATTCACCGCCACGCCCCCGACTTCGACAAGCTCTCGCCCAAAACCGAAGTCTTTGAGACCGGCATCAAGGTCATCGACCTGCTCACCCCGTTCGTGCGTGGCGGCAAAATCGGCCTCTTCGGCGGAGCCGGTCTGGGCAAAACCGTGATCCTTCAGGAACTCATCGCTCGGATCGCCAAAGTCCACTCCGGCTTCTCGGTCTTCGCCGGCGTCGGAGAACGGACCCGCGAAGGCAACGACCTCTGGCTGGAAATGCAGGAAACCAAAATCGGCGCGACCGGCAAGAGCGTCATTGACTCCACCGTGATGTACTTTGGTCAGATGAACGAACCGCCCGGGGCACGTCTACGGGTGGCCCTCTCGGCCCTGACTTCTGCTGAGTGGTTCCGCGACTCCACCGGGGCCGACGTGCTGTTGTTCATCGACAACATCTTCCGCTTCAGCCAGGCCGGTTCGGAAGTCTCAGCGCTTTTGGGGCGGATGCCCTCCAACGTGGGCTACCAGCCAACCCTCGCCACCGAAATGGGGGCGCTTCAGGAACGAATCACCTCGACAGTGAACGGCGCGATCACCTCGGTGCAAGCCGTCTACGTGCCCGCCGACGACCTGACCGACCCGGCCCCAGCGACCACTTTCGGCTTCCTCGACGCCTTCATCGTGCTGCAACGCTCGATCGCCGAAAAAGGCATTTATCCGGCGATCGACCCCCTCGGCTCCTCCTCGCGAATCCTCGACCCGCAATACGTTGGCGAGGAACACTACGAGGTGGCCCGTCGCGTCCAGTCGATCCTGCAGCGCTACCGCGAACTGCGCGACATCATCGCCATCCTCGGCGTGGACGAACTTTCCGAAGAGGACAAGCAAATCGTCCACCGTGCCCGGCGAATCGAACGCTTCCTGTCACAACCGTTCATCGTGGCCGAAGCCTTCACCAATAAGGAAGGCAAGTACACCCCTCTGGCCGACACGGTACGCAGCTTCAAGGAAATCTGCGACGGCAAGTGGGACCACCTGCCCGAACAAGCGTTCCTCTACGTCGGCGCGATCGAGGAGGCCGAAGAACAGGCCAAGCGTCAAGCCGCCGAATAA